One Nostoc punctiforme PCC 73102 DNA window includes the following coding sequences:
- a CDS encoding type II toxin-antitoxin system VapC family toxin has translation MPITIEIAKRSGELRGQLRLSGKTHTQADMMIAATAQIHQLTLVTRNIRDFDGCGIPLLNPFS, from the coding sequence TTGCCTATCACGATTGAAATTGCCAAGCGCTCCGGTGAATTGCGAGGTCAACTAAGATTAAGTGGGAAAACACATACCCAAGCAGATATGATGATTGCTGCTACTGCTCAAATTCATCAATTGACTTTAGTAACGCGCAACATCCGGGATTTTGATGGCTGCGGTATCCCACTTTTAAATCCTTTTAGTTAA
- a CDS encoding type II toxin-antitoxin system prevent-host-death family antitoxin, with the protein MNWKIAEAKQRFSELIHAVTKEPQLIYNRNELVAVVVEAGMFEEFLAWRKQGENISLADVFKELRQIVVEEDYILEVPSRQDRLNPFADAIDDFSL; encoded by the coding sequence ATGAACTGGAAAATTGCAGAAGCGAAACAGAGGTTCTCCGAACTAATTCATGCTGTAACTAAAGAACCGCAACTCATCTACAATCGCAATGAACTGGTGGCTGTTGTTGTTGAAGCTGGAATGTTTGAGGAATTTTTGGCGTGGCGCAAGCAGGGCGAAAATATTTCTCTAGCTGATGTTTTCAAAGAACTACGCCAGATAGTTGTTGAAGAAGATTATATCCTCGAAGTCCCCTCCCGCCAAGACCGTCTTAACCCTTTCGCTGATGCCATCGATGACTTTTCTCTGTGA
- the mazG gene encoding nucleoside triphosphate pyrophosphohydrolase — protein MTSDKVETLAALQELIEVVAKLRSPDGGCPWDLAQTAETLTPYVIEEAYEVVDAIKSGDQKAIAEELGDLLLQVVLQAQIASESGQFSLKEITQGISQKLIRRHPHVFGDVSVASVDEVRQNWEQIKAQEKGEPSPDAQKLSAKLGRYGRTLPPLTAAMKISQKAAAIGFEWENIQGVWDKFHEELGEFQQALAEETPARQQAELGDLLFAVIQLARWHNLDPSAGLQGTNQRFVQRLEKMEAVCDRPLSDYSLDELENLWQQAKAQLAKEGL, from the coding sequence ATGACAAGTGACAAAGTTGAGACTTTGGCAGCTTTGCAGGAATTGATTGAGGTGGTGGCGAAATTGCGATCGCCTGATGGTGGTTGTCCGTGGGATTTGGCGCAAACTGCCGAAACGCTTACGCCTTATGTGATTGAAGAAGCTTATGAGGTGGTGGATGCAATTAAGAGTGGAGATCAGAAGGCGATCGCAGAAGAATTAGGCGATTTATTATTACAAGTGGTATTACAAGCCCAAATCGCTAGCGAATCTGGACAATTTTCTCTCAAAGAAATAACTCAGGGGATTTCCCAAAAGTTGATTCGCCGTCATCCTCATGTGTTTGGTGATGTGTCAGTAGCCAGTGTGGATGAGGTGCGGCAAAATTGGGAACAAATCAAAGCGCAGGAAAAAGGCGAACCATCCCCAGACGCGCAAAAACTTAGTGCTAAACTCGGTCGTTATGGGCGCACCCTTCCCCCATTGACAGCAGCGATGAAGATTTCTCAAAAGGCTGCTGCTATTGGGTTTGAATGGGAAAATATTCAGGGCGTTTGGGATAAGTTTCATGAAGAATTGGGTGAATTTCAACAGGCTTTAGCTGAGGAAACACCAGCGCGACAACAAGCAGAATTAGGCGATTTACTTTTTGCAGTTATTCAGCTAGCCCGTTGGCATAATCTTGACCCTAGTGCTGGTTTGCAAGGTACAAATCAGCGATTTGTTCAAAGGTTAGAAAAAATGGAGGCAGTTTGCGATCGCCCCCTTTCTGATTACAGTTTGGATGAGCTAGAAAATTTGTGGCAACAGGCAAAAGCCCAACTTGCCAAAGAAGGCTTATAA
- a CDS encoding CYTH domain-containing protein, giving the protein MAKEIERKFLVKGDSWRGLVEGSVYRQGYIATKDKAAVRIRIVGEKSYLTIKGPSIKYSRLEFEYPIPVEDAQEMLEALCERPFIEKTRYKIQSGGLIWEIDEFDGVNKGLILAEVELNDENQQIELPSWIGQEVSDDSRYFNSNLVKHPFSQW; this is encoded by the coding sequence ATGGCGAAAGAAATAGAGCGGAAATTTTTAGTGAAAGGAGATAGCTGGAGAGGATTAGTTGAAGGTAGTGTATATCGTCAAGGATACATTGCCACAAAAGACAAAGCGGCTGTACGCATACGTATAGTAGGGGAAAAGAGTTATTTGACTATTAAAGGCCCCAGTATAAAATATTCGAGATTAGAGTTTGAGTATCCTATTCCTGTTGAAGATGCTCAAGAAATGCTTGAGGCATTATGTGAACGTCCCTTTATAGAAAAAACCAGATATAAAATCCAATCGGGTGGTTTGATTTGGGAAATAGATGAGTTTGATGGTGTTAACAAAGGATTAATCTTGGCAGAAGTTGAACTGAATGATGAAAATCAACAAATTGAACTACCAAGTTGGATTGGACAAGAAGTTTCTGATGATTCCAGATATTTCAACAGCAATTTAGTAAAACACCCTTTTTCGCAATGGTAA
- a CDS encoding L,D-transpeptidase, whose amino-acid sequence MKKLIYLDWVHRLKILLTGTALSLSVFTTTGTSQVWANSKDQVIAQTIETLQQSDRRWIQIDLSKQRLIAWEGDRVVYGSAISSGKKATPTLVGTFKVQSKFKTTRMQGENYNVPNVPYAMFYEGNYAIHGAYWHKRFGTPVSHGCVNIAPKHAKWLFQWASVGTPIVIQK is encoded by the coding sequence ATGAAAAAACTGATTTATCTTGACTGGGTGCATCGCTTAAAAATACTCCTTACTGGTACAGCACTGTCTTTAAGTGTTTTTACTACTACTGGAACGAGTCAAGTTTGGGCAAATTCCAAAGATCAAGTAATTGCCCAAACAATCGAGACATTACAACAATCAGATCGGCGCTGGATTCAAATTGACCTTTCAAAGCAACGATTAATAGCTTGGGAAGGTGACAGAGTAGTTTATGGAAGTGCTATTTCCTCTGGTAAAAAAGCTACTCCCACTCTTGTTGGTACTTTTAAGGTTCAATCTAAGTTCAAAACTACGCGAATGCAGGGAGAAAACTATAATGTTCCCAACGTTCCTTATGCGATGTTTTATGAAGGGAATTATGCTATTCACGGAGCTTATTGGCATAAGAGATTTGGCACTCCAGTAAGCCACGGCTGTGTGAATATCGCACCCAAACATGCAAAATGGCTATTTCAGTGGGCATCAGTAGGGACACCGATAGTCATCCAGAAATAG
- a CDS encoding Hsp70 family protein, giving the protein MAIAIDFGTSNTVIARWNPVTQQPETLTLPGLSIKQSLNPPLIPSLVYVEDASQNQVLVGQQVRDQGLDLKGETRFFRSFKRGIGADIQGFLPELDGQIVTFEQVGQWFLTKVIEELAPLQGGLDSLVLTVPVDSFEAYRHWLGNVCQSLPVEQVRMLDEPTAAALGYGLADQEILLVIDFGGGTLDLSLVRLDQGVQATTKPLGFLLKWGNKSLAEDSKQKVKTARVLAKAGQNLGGTDIDNWLVDYFAKTQELAVSPLTTRLAERVKIQLSTQNQASEVYFDDETFESYELELNRDTFDNILKEHAFFELLDESMTTLLQQARRQGIELPDINAVLLVGGTVQLPAVQTWIKQYFEPEKIRCERPFEAIAQGALQLAQGIQIKDFLYHSYGIRYWDRRNQRHKWHSLIKAGQAYPMSQPVELVLGASLENQPSIELIMGELGADTGSTEVYFDGDRLITRRLDNNETSVKPLNDQEGARTIAQLTPAGYPGSDRIKILFLVDEQRFLRITVEDLLTNDTLLENQLVAQLS; this is encoded by the coding sequence ATGGCGATCGCAATCGATTTTGGTACTAGCAACACAGTCATTGCTCGTTGGAACCCCGTAACCCAACAGCCAGAAACCCTTACTCTACCAGGTTTATCAATTAAACAAAGTCTCAATCCGCCACTGATTCCCAGCTTGGTTTACGTTGAAGACGCAAGCCAGAATCAAGTCTTAGTCGGGCAACAAGTACGCGATCAGGGTCTTGACCTCAAAGGCGAAACTAGATTTTTCCGCAGTTTCAAACGCGGTATTGGTGCAGATATCCAAGGATTCTTACCCGAATTAGATGGGCAAATTGTCACCTTTGAACAAGTAGGACAATGGTTCCTCACCAAAGTAATTGAAGAACTAGCACCCCTACAAGGTGGGTTAGATTCTCTCGTGTTAACCGTACCCGTAGACAGCTTTGAAGCTTATCGTCACTGGTTGGGAAACGTTTGCCAATCCCTTCCCGTCGAACAGGTGCGAATGCTGGATGAACCCACAGCCGCAGCCTTGGGTTATGGTTTAGCAGATCAAGAAATTCTCTTGGTAATTGACTTCGGCGGCGGTACTTTAGATTTGTCCCTTGTCCGGTTGGATCAAGGCGTGCAAGCAACTACAAAGCCGTTGGGATTTCTCCTCAAGTGGGGGAATAAGTCTCTGGCTGAAGATTCAAAACAAAAAGTTAAAACTGCCCGTGTCCTGGCGAAAGCTGGGCAAAATTTAGGCGGTACTGATATTGATAATTGGTTGGTAGATTACTTTGCCAAAACTCAAGAGTTGGCGGTAAGTCCCTTGACAACACGATTGGCAGAACGGGTAAAAATTCAGCTATCAACTCAAAACCAAGCTAGTGAAGTTTATTTTGATGATGAAACATTTGAAAGCTATGAATTGGAATTAAACCGGGATACTTTTGATAATATCCTCAAAGAACACGCATTTTTTGAGTTATTGGATGAATCGATGACGACACTGTTGCAGCAAGCAAGACGGCAAGGGATAGAACTTCCTGATATTAATGCCGTTTTGTTAGTTGGTGGAACCGTGCAATTACCAGCAGTGCAGACATGGATAAAACAGTATTTTGAGCCAGAAAAAATCCGTTGCGAACGTCCATTTGAAGCGATCGCTCAAGGTGCATTACAGTTAGCACAAGGGATACAAATCAAAGACTTTCTGTATCACAGCTATGGTATCCGCTACTGGGATCGCCGCAATCAGCGTCACAAATGGCATTCTCTGATTAAAGCTGGACAGGCATATCCAATGAGTCAGCCAGTGGAATTAGTCTTAGGTGCTTCTTTGGAAAATCAACCTAGTATTGAATTGATTATGGGAGAATTGGGAGCAGATACGGGTAGTACCGAAGTTTATTTTGATGGCGATCGCTTAATTACTCGCCGTCTGGATAATAATGAAACCAGCGTTAAACCCCTCAACGACCAAGAAGGTGCAAGAACAATTGCCCAACTGACACCAGCCGGATATCCTGGAAGCGATCGCATAAAAATTCTCTTTCTAGTTGATGAGCAACGCTTTTTACGAATTACCGTTGAAGATTTGTTAACAAATGACACGCTTTTGGAAAATCAACTTGTGGCACAGTTGAGTTAA
- a CDS encoding L,D-transpeptidase translates to MQSWIRSGGIRSSKTFCTGVALMVVALFSWSAPLAGDRHSTTAIAASVDENGITESDISQTSQPRWIEIDLSEQRLRAWEGKKLVYSYRISGGKRSTPTPIGRFRINSKYRTHRMRGRGYNIPDVPYTMYFYRGYAIHGAYWHNRFGTPVSHGCVNLPVKQARNVYNWASYGTLVVVRK, encoded by the coding sequence ATGCAATCCTGGATTCGTAGTGGTGGGATTCGTTCTTCCAAAACTTTTTGTACAGGTGTGGCGCTGATGGTGGTGGCTTTATTTTCTTGGTCAGCACCGTTAGCAGGCGATCGCCATTCTACTACAGCGATCGCTGCGTCAGTGGATGAAAATGGCATCACTGAGTCTGATATCAGCCAAACATCCCAACCTCGCTGGATTGAAATTGACTTGTCAGAACAACGGTTACGTGCATGGGAAGGCAAAAAACTTGTTTATTCATACCGTATTTCTGGAGGGAAGCGATCAACTCCCACACCCATAGGTAGATTTCGGATTAATTCTAAGTATCGCACTCACCGGATGCGAGGCAGGGGCTACAATATTCCTGATGTTCCTTACACAATGTATTTTTACAGAGGCTACGCCATCCACGGCGCTTACTGGCATAATCGTTTTGGCACTCCAGTCAGCCACGGTTGCGTAAATTTACCTGTTAAGCAAGCACGCAATGTTTACAATTGGGCTAGCTATGGGACTTTAGTAGTGGTGCGGAAATAA
- the namA gene encoding NADPH dehydrogenase NamA has product MAHLFEPFKIREVTFRNRIAVSPMCQYSSTNGYANDWHVIHLASRAVGGAGIVFTEAAAIEPRGRISPQDLGIWSDAHIETLAKTVALIHNFGAVAGIQLAHAGRKASTAKPSKGGKTLDESQEGWRPLVSSSAIAFSQDSPVPEALSLKGIQEVIDAFVQGAKRSLQAGFKLVEIHAAHGYLLHQFLSPLANQRQDDYGGSFENRTRLLREVVQAVREVWPQTNPLWVRISATDWVDGGWDIEQSIALSDKLKSLGVDLIDTSSGGIIPGVKIPIQPGYQTQFAERIRREANIHTGAVGLITAPEDADEIIRTEVADIVLLGRELLRNPYWPHLAAKQLGHDKLWPVQYDRAWL; this is encoded by the coding sequence ATGGCACATCTGTTTGAACCATTCAAGATTCGTGAAGTTACCTTCCGTAACCGCATTGCTGTTTCACCCATGTGTCAATATTCCAGTACAAATGGATATGCTAATGATTGGCACGTTATTCATTTAGCTTCTCGCGCAGTAGGCGGTGCGGGTATAGTGTTCACAGAAGCAGCAGCTATAGAACCGCGTGGGCGCATTAGCCCGCAAGATTTGGGAATCTGGTCAGATGCACATATAGAAACTTTAGCCAAAACTGTGGCATTGATTCATAACTTTGGCGCTGTTGCAGGGATTCAACTTGCTCATGCAGGTAGAAAGGCCAGCACTGCCAAACCCAGTAAGGGAGGGAAAACGCTGGATGAATCTCAGGAAGGTTGGCGGCCCTTAGTTTCGAGTAGTGCGATCGCCTTTAGCCAAGATAGTCCAGTTCCAGAAGCCCTAAGTCTTAAGGGAATTCAGGAAGTTATTGATGCCTTTGTCCAAGGTGCTAAACGTTCTCTGCAAGCTGGTTTTAAGCTAGTGGAAATCCATGCGGCTCACGGTTATCTACTCCACCAGTTTCTCTCACCCCTTGCTAACCAACGGCAAGATGATTATGGTGGTAGCTTTGAAAATCGGACTCGTCTGCTCAGAGAAGTTGTTCAAGCAGTTCGAGAGGTTTGGCCCCAGACAAATCCGCTCTGGGTACGTATTTCTGCCACCGATTGGGTAGATGGGGGTTGGGACATTGAGCAAAGTATCGCTTTAAGTGACAAGCTTAAGTCTCTAGGAGTTGATCTCATCGATACTTCATCAGGGGGAATTATACCGGGTGTCAAGATACCAATTCAACCTGGTTATCAGACTCAGTTTGCCGAACGCATCCGCCGCGAAGCCAATATCCATACAGGAGCCGTTGGCTTAATTACAGCCCCTGAAGACGCTGACGAGATTATTCGCACAGAAGTAGCCGATATAGTGCTGTTAGGACGTGAACTACTCCGCAATCCTTATTGGCCGCATCTGGCAGCTAAACAGTTAGGACACGATAAACTCTGGCCTGTTCAATACGATCGAGCTTGGCTATGA
- a CDS encoding metal-binding protein, whose amino-acid sequence MPSGRTHDRITMYALPLVAGITFWQTRSSNATLLVAGGFLFGGLMFGPDLDIYSVQFQRWGFLRWIWLPYQKSLRHRSFLSHGPIIGTILRILYLGCLLAILAILVLAIAEKLWNLSFTWQDLGQTVGRSLLQYDTEYIALFLGLELGAMSHSLSDWSGSAYKRVRKQGVRGLLPSGKMKKRKVTSRGTRRATVTRKSNGKTTKDK is encoded by the coding sequence ATGCCCTCTGGTCGGACGCACGATCGCATTACTATGTATGCTCTGCCGTTGGTGGCGGGCATTACTTTCTGGCAGACTCGCAGTAGCAATGCGACTTTGTTGGTTGCAGGCGGGTTTCTATTTGGAGGGCTGATGTTTGGCCCTGATTTGGATATTTACTCTGTGCAATTTCAACGCTGGGGTTTCTTGCGTTGGATTTGGCTACCTTATCAAAAAAGTCTGCGGCATCGTTCTTTTTTATCCCACGGGCCGATTATTGGCACGATTCTGCGGATACTTTATCTAGGGTGTTTGCTAGCTATCTTGGCAATTTTAGTTTTGGCAATTGCCGAAAAATTATGGAATCTGAGTTTTACTTGGCAAGATTTGGGACAAACTGTGGGGCGATCGCTCCTGCAATATGATACTGAATATATCGCCCTGTTTTTAGGGTTGGAACTTGGTGCAATGAGCCATTCTCTCAGCGATTGGAGTGGTTCGGCATACAAGCGCGTGCGAAAGCAAGGGGTTCGAGGGTTGCTTCCTAGTGGCAAAATGAAGAAGCGGAAAGTTACAAGTCGCGGTACTCGTCGAGCTACAGTTACCAGAAAGAGCAACGGCAAAACGACAAAGGACAAATGA
- a CDS encoding bifunctional 4-hydroxy-2-oxoglutarate aldolase/2-dehydro-3-deoxy-phosphogluconate aldolase, whose protein sequence is MPNEIWLSQLQKHRAIAVIRAPKIEVGEEMAMAVASGGMQLIEITWNSDRAGELISQLRSELPACTIGTGTLFNVQQLQEAIASGAQFLFTPHVDSAMIQAAQEKDIPIIPGALTPTEIVTAWSQGASCVKVFPVQAVGGADYIKSLQGPLNQIPLIPTGGVTLENAKEFLQAGAIAVGLSGELFPKKLVTEGNWQAIASRAKNLIQQLG, encoded by the coding sequence ATGCCTAATGAAATTTGGTTATCACAATTACAAAAACATCGTGCGATCGCAGTCATCCGCGCCCCTAAAATCGAAGTGGGAGAGGAAATGGCAATGGCTGTAGCATCTGGGGGAATGCAGCTGATTGAGATTACCTGGAATAGCGATCGCGCTGGAGAATTAATCAGTCAACTACGCTCAGAATTACCCGCTTGTACTATTGGCACTGGTACATTATTCAATGTGCAACAGCTACAAGAAGCGATCGCATCTGGGGCGCAATTTCTCTTCACACCCCACGTTGACTCAGCAATGATTCAAGCAGCACAAGAAAAAGATATACCTATTATCCCAGGAGCTTTGACTCCTACAGAAATTGTTACCGCTTGGAGTCAGGGCGCTAGTTGTGTAAAAGTGTTCCCCGTACAAGCAGTGGGAGGAGCTGATTACATTAAAAGTTTGCAAGGGCCACTAAATCAGATTCCCTTAATTCCTACAGGCGGTGTCACTCTGGAAAATGCTAAAGAATTTTTGCAAGCCGGAGCGATCGCTGTCGGTTTGAGCGGTGAATTATTTCCCAAAAAGCTTGTCACAGAGGGAAATTGGCAAGCGATCGCATCTAGGGCAAAAAACCTTATACAACAGTTAGGTTAA
- a CDS encoding VOC family protein: MQITQSLHTAILVTDLERSEHFYGKVLGLSKIDRSLKYPGAWYQVGNYQIHLIVAPTVPTENPNEKWGRNPHVAFSVTDLDAAKEQFLNHNYPIQPSASGRPALFTQDPDGNIIELSQQ, from the coding sequence ATGCAGATTACCCAAAGTCTCCATACAGCAATTCTTGTGACTGATTTAGAACGCTCTGAACACTTTTATGGCAAAGTATTGGGATTATCCAAAATAGATCGTTCGCTGAAATACCCTGGTGCATGGTATCAAGTCGGTAACTATCAGATTCACCTAATAGTTGCACCTACTGTCCCCACCGAAAACCCCAACGAAAAATGGGGACGCAACCCCCACGTCGCTTTCTCAGTAACTGACTTGGATGCTGCCAAAGAGCAATTTCTCAATCATAATTATCCCATTCAACCCAGCGCTTCTGGTCGCCCTGCCCTATTCACTCAAGATCCTGATGGAAATATTATCGAATTGAGTCAGCAGTGA
- a CDS encoding Uma2 family endonuclease, translated as MSYPTTKLLTLDEFLNLPETKPASEYINGEIIPKPMPKGKHSRLQLRLCNTINEVAESQKIAYAFPELRCSFDIRSIVPDVAVFNWSRIPFDVDGEVPNDFLLWPDWTIEILSPEQSSNRVIGNILYCLQHGCRLGWLIDPTDRSILVFCSGQQPVLLQGEDFLRVLPEIQLALTVNQVFGWLKMDS; from the coding sequence ATGAGCTACCCAACTACTAAACTACTTACCCTGGATGAGTTTCTGAATCTCCCAGAAACAAAGCCTGCAAGTGAATATATTAACGGTGAGATTATTCCTAAGCCAATGCCGAAAGGGAAGCATAGTCGATTGCAGCTAAGACTCTGCAATACTATTAACGAAGTAGCAGAAAGCCAAAAAATTGCTTATGCATTTCCAGAGTTGCGTTGTAGCTTTGATATCCGCTCAATTGTCCCTGATGTAGCGGTTTTTAACTGGTCACGAATTCCATTTGATGTTGATGGGGAAGTTCCCAACGATTTTTTGTTGTGGCCAGATTGGACAATTGAAATACTCTCTCCAGAACAGAGTTCAAATCGAGTAATTGGCAACATTCTTTACTGCTTACAACATGGTTGCCGATTAGGGTGGTTAATTGATCCAACAGATCGCTCAATTTTGGTTTTCTGTTCGGGCCAACAACCAGTATTACTCCAGGGAGAAGATTTTTTGCGTGTATTACCAGAAATTCAACTTGCACTAACCGTCAATCAAGTTTTTGGATGGTTAAAGATGGATAGTTAG